One segment of Salvia splendens isolate huo1 chromosome 20, SspV2, whole genome shotgun sequence DNA contains the following:
- the LOC121782738 gene encoding patellin-3-like — protein MAEETKKTAPEAACAAEEVAAVSDVPVAEKPVSVEKEVPPEPEPEPEKKVADEGEKEKEKDEAAPAPAAEDEKITESAPFKEESNKVDDLVDPEKKALDELKLLIQEALNKHEFTAPPPAKAEEKKAETEAEEKTEEKKEEETKTEEKKEAEETKKEAEEIKIESCEAPPAETPAPPPAAEEPAVEKKPEEAKIESCEAAEEIKETIVHEVTAPTPPPCEEPATAPAAEEEAPPAPAPEEVSIWGVPLLADKRSDVILLKFLRARDFKVKEAFTMLKNVVAWRKEFKIDSLLEGEESALVEGLEKVVFLSGVDKEGHPVCYNAFGAFQDKDLYNKTFGDAEKRGKFLRWYILLLEKNIRKFDFSPDSICTIVQITDLKNLPGLILFKKDFRQATNEALQLLQDNYPEFVAKQVFINVPWWYVAYNRLISPFLTQRTKSKFEFAGPTKTTETLFKYIAPEQVPVQYGGLSKEGEAEFTTADSATEDTIKPAGKHTVEIPVTEACTVVWEVRVVGWEVCYGAEFVPSAEGGYTWIVHKSRKIGPGDEQVVSGSFKIGETGKVVLTFDNQTSKKKKLLFRFKTKPSE, from the exons ATGGCTGAGGAAACCAAGAAGACGGCTCCGGAGGCGGCGTGCGCGGCCGAGGAGGTGGCGGCGGTATCCGATGTGCCGGTGGCGGAGAAGCCCGTCTCCGTGGAGAAGGAGGTGCCCCcggagcccgagcccgagcccgaaaAGAAGGTGGCCGATGAAGGAGAGAAGGAGAAGGAAAAAGATGAAGCCGCGCCGGCGCCGGCGGCGGAGGATGAGAAAATTACTGAATCCGCCCCCTTTAAAGAGGAGAGCAACAAAGTCGACGATCTCGTCGATCCGGAGAAGAAAGCTCTCGATGAACTCAAGCTCCTAATTCAAGAAGCCCTCAACAAGCACGAGTTCACCGCTCCGCCGCCGGCCAAGGCGGAGGAGAAAAAGGCGGAAACAGAAGCAGAGGAAAAaacagaagaaaagaaagaagaagagaccAAAACCGAAGAGAAAAAAGAAGCAGAAGAGACCAAAAAAGAAGCAGAAGAGATAAAAATCGAATCTTGCGAGGCCCCACCTGCTGAAACTCCGGCGCCGCCACCTGCGGCGGAGGAGCCGGCGGTGGAGAAGAAGCCGGAGGAAGCAAAAATCGAATCTTGCGAGGCGGCGGAGGAGATTAAGGAAACCATAGTCCACGAAGTCACCGCTCCCACCCCACCCCCCTGCGAGGAGCCCGCCACCGCCCCCGCGGCGGAGGAAGAAGCTCCCCCGGCGCCGGCGCCGGAGGAGGTCTCGATCTGGGGCGTCCCTCTCCTCGCCGACAAGAGGAGCGACGTGATCCTCCTCAAATTCTTGAGGGCTCGTGATTTCAAAGTGAAGGAGGCTTTCACCATGCTGAAAAACGTGGTGGCGTGGAGGAAGGAATTCAAGATCGATTCTTTACTCGAAGGGGAGGAATCCGCCCTTGTTGAAGGGCTTGAGAAAGTTGTGTTCTTGAGTGGTGTCGACAAAGAGGGCCACCCGGTTTGCTACAATGCTTTTGGGGCCTTTCAGGATAAGGATTTGTATAATAAAACCTTTGGTGATGCTGAGAAAAGGGGTAAATTCTTGAGGTGGTATATTCTGTTGTTGGAGAAGAATATCAGGAAATTTGATTTCAGCCCTGATAGCATTTGCACCATTGTTCAAATCACTGATCTTAAGAATCTGCCTGGTTTGATTCTCTTCAAGAAAGATTTCAGGCAGGCTACTAATGAGGCACTTCAGCTTCTCCAAGATAACTACCCTGAGTTTGTTGCCAAACag GTGTTCATCAATGTTCCATGGTGGTATGTGGCTTACAATAGGTTGATCAGTCCATTCTTGACTCAAAGAACCAAGAGCAAGTTTGAGTTTGCTGGCCCTACTAAGACTACTGAGACTCTCTTCAA ATACATAGCACCAGAGCAAGTCCCAGTTCAATATGGTGGCCTAAGCAAGGAGGGTGAGGCAGAATTCACCACTGCTGATTCTGCAACAGAGGACACCATCAAGCCGGCGGGCAAGCACACGGTTGAGATCCCGGTCACTGAG GCTTGCACAGTGGTGTGGGAGGTGAGGGTGGTTGGCTGGGAGGTCTGCTACGGGGCGGAGTTTGTGCCCTCGGCGGAGGGAGGGTACACGTGGATCGTGCACAAGTCAAGGAAGATTGGGCCGGGGGATGAGCAGGTGGTCAGTGGCAGCTTCAAGATTGGTGAGACTGGCAAAGTTGTGCTTACATTTGACAACCAAAcatcaaagaagaagaagcttcTCTTCAGGTTCAAGACTAAGCCCTCTGAATGA